In a genomic window of Lycium ferocissimum isolate CSIRO_LF1 chromosome 9, AGI_CSIRO_Lferr_CH_V1, whole genome shotgun sequence:
- the LOC132029302 gene encoding protein VASCULATURE COMPLEXITY AND CONNECTIVITY-like: protein MAKIFGIFACLVIVALDAVAGLLGIKAEAAQNQEKHLKLWFFECKEPSHDAFILGLAAAGLLLAAHILANLVGGCNYCYCTGDDIQKAPPSRQLSLACLLFTWIIMAVGMGMLVIGTMANNKSRASCGLSHHHFFSIGGILCFAHAIFSIAFYATSTVTLA from the exons atggCAAAGATTTTTGGGATATTTGCATGCTTAGTGATTGTGGCTTTAGATGCTGTAGCTGGGCTTCTTGGAATTAAAGCTGAAGCAGCTCAAAACCAG GAAAAACACTTGAAGCTATGGTTTTTCGAGTGTAAAGAGCCAAGCCATGATGCATTTATTCTAGGTTTAGCTGCTGCTGGTCTTCTATTAGCTGCTCATATTCTTGCTAACCTTGTTGGAGGTTGCAACTACTGTTACTGCACTGGTGATGACATTCAAAAAGCACCTCCAAGTAGACAATTATCTCTTGCTTGTCTTCTTTTCACATG GATCATAATGGCAGTAGGAATGGGAATGCTTGTTATTGGGACAATGGCAAACAACAAATCAAGAGCTTCATGTGGATTATCACATCATCATTTCTTCTCAATTGGTGGAATTTTGTGTTTTGCACATGCCATCTTTTCCATAGCATTCTATGCCACATCTACTGTCACACTTGCATAG